The following proteins are encoded in a genomic region of Sphingopyxis sp. YF1:
- a CDS encoding SMP-30/gluconolactonase/LRE family protein, with the protein MEIVAEGLAFPEGPVVMADGSVIVVELAGGRITRCWNGRTEVVCEIGGGPNGAAIGPDGALYLCNNGGLDLVRFQNAHGPGHEGRIERVDLATGKFERLYDACGGIALQAPNDIVFDADGRMWFTDLGKTHDGVRTASGLFSAQPDGSDVVAINRHAVSYNGVGLSPDGRHVYVADTHQARLWRYDRRLEAQRPAWVATAPGPVGFDSLAVTAAGNICVATLYQGGITTITPEGRVTKLDIAGEPYVTNIAFGGGDRQDAYITLSQTGRIAKMRWDEPGLELHYNG; encoded by the coding sequence ATGGAAATCGTCGCGGAGGGACTCGCCTTTCCCGAAGGGCCCGTGGTGATGGCCGACGGATCGGTGATCGTCGTCGAACTCGCCGGCGGGCGCATCACGCGCTGCTGGAACGGGCGGACCGAAGTGGTCTGCGAGATCGGCGGCGGCCCGAACGGTGCCGCGATCGGGCCCGACGGCGCGCTTTACCTGTGCAACAACGGCGGGCTCGATCTCGTCCGCTTCCAGAATGCGCATGGGCCGGGGCACGAGGGGCGTATCGAGCGCGTCGACCTCGCCACCGGCAAGTTCGAGCGGCTCTACGACGCGTGCGGCGGCATCGCCTTGCAGGCGCCCAATGACATCGTCTTCGACGCCGACGGGCGCATGTGGTTCACCGACCTCGGCAAAACGCACGACGGCGTCCGCACCGCGAGCGGGCTCTTCAGCGCGCAGCCCGACGGATCGGACGTCGTCGCAATCAACCGGCATGCGGTGTCGTACAACGGCGTCGGCCTCTCGCCCGATGGACGCCACGTCTATGTCGCCGACACGCATCAGGCGCGGCTGTGGCGCTACGACCGCCGGCTCGAGGCGCAGCGCCCCGCGTGGGTGGCGACCGCGCCGGGGCCGGTGGGTTTCGACAGTCTCGCGGTGACCGCAGCGGGCAACATCTGCGTCGCGACGCTCTATCAGGGCGGCATCACGACGATCACTCCCGAGGGGCGGGTGACCAAGCTCGACATCGCGGGCGAACCCTATGTCACCAACATCGCCTTTGGCGGCGGCGACCGGCAGGACGCCTATATCACCCTGTCGCAGACCGGGCGGATCGCGAAGATGCGCTGGGACGAGCCCGGGCTGGAACTGCACTACAATGGCTGA
- a CDS encoding nuclear transport factor 2 family protein, with protein MADPQIRLAADRDAIRDLLARYTYNGDRGRLDAMTACFADDGVLEYTGKAPQGPAAIKAALSAGTRDPRLTFVRHHITNPLIAVDGDTASARSYFTVHSNFGPDHSGTYDDRLVLTAHGWRFAHRRVRIDWQAEGSLFDRMTTR; from the coding sequence ATGGCTGACCCGCAGATCCGCCTGGCCGCCGACCGCGACGCGATCCGCGACCTGCTCGCGCGCTACACCTACAATGGCGACCGCGGCCGCCTCGACGCAATGACCGCCTGTTTCGCCGACGACGGGGTGCTCGAATATACGGGCAAGGCACCGCAGGGCCCCGCGGCGATCAAGGCCGCGCTGTCGGCGGGAACGCGCGACCCGCGACTGACCTTCGTGCGCCATCACATCACCAATCCGCTGATCGCGGTCGACGGCGACACCGCCAGCGCGCGCAGCTATTTCACCGTCCACAGCAATTTCGGCCCCGACCACAGCGGCACCTATGACGACCGGCTGGTCCTTACCGCGCACGGCTGGCGCTTCGCGCACCGGCGGGTGCGGATCGACTGGCAGGCCGAAGGCTCGCTGTTCGACAGGATGACGACGCGCTGA
- a CDS encoding helix-turn-helix domain-containing protein, translating into MSQRFTEFERFADEVARLRGRMRALYADTRAQSGLPEMELTVLTAVVNAASAPTVAQIGRSLGHPRQVVQRAANRLAELGLVGFADNPEHKRASLIVATEAGRALKAADHARAEVVTRAVLARVDAPAFADAAERMHAIRSEIEAYLKERDG; encoded by the coding sequence ATGTCTCAACGCTTCACCGAATTCGAACGATTCGCCGACGAGGTGGCACGGCTGCGCGGGCGTATGCGCGCGCTCTACGCCGATACGCGTGCGCAAAGCGGCCTGCCCGAAATGGAGCTCACCGTGCTGACCGCAGTGGTGAACGCCGCGAGCGCGCCGACCGTCGCGCAGATCGGCCGCAGCCTCGGCCATCCGCGGCAGGTCGTGCAGCGCGCCGCCAACCGCCTCGCCGAACTGGGGCTGGTCGGTTTCGCCGACAATCCGGAACACAAGCGCGCGTCGCTCATCGTCGCGACCGAGGCGGGGCGCGCGCTGAAGGCGGCCGACCATGCGCGCGCCGAGGTCGTCACGCGCGCCGTGCTCGCGCGCGTCGACGCGCCCGCCTTCGCCGATGCCGCCGAGCGGATGCATGCGATCCGGTCGGAGATCGAAGCCTATCTGAAGGAGCGCGACGGATGA
- a CDS encoding phosphotransferase family protein, whose protein sequence is MSDDLHALADPARLTPWLDVHIPALGDGPLVVEKIHGGTSNVILSLNRGDRTLVLRRPPAVPPPGSEKSVLREARVLTALNGTDVPHPVCHGSCADPDVIGAPFYVMDRVEGWPADLTDGRIHDRPPFDRPPHAREVPFAMVDGLIALANVDYRAVGLEDFGRPDNFLERQVDRWEGQIRSYKQLYDFEWRELPGYALARDWLRANRPADFRPGIIHGDVGTPNALFAFDPPCRLTALIDWELSTIADPLLDLAWFCNGIRDERFPGHIPEKSLYNVMDWPTRQELMAHYAAGTRRDMASFDYYLILAMFKGGCILEYKVAQAAKGILSAETGRFFDRLVRGNFAEAEKLIRLIG, encoded by the coding sequence ATGAGCGACGACCTGCACGCGCTGGCCGATCCCGCGCGCCTGACGCCGTGGCTCGACGTGCATATCCCCGCGCTAGGCGACGGACCGCTGGTCGTCGAAAAAATCCACGGCGGCACCTCGAACGTCATCCTCTCGCTGAACCGTGGCGACCGGACGCTGGTCCTGCGCCGCCCGCCCGCGGTGCCGCCGCCGGGCAGCGAGAAAAGCGTGTTGCGCGAGGCGCGTGTGCTGACGGCGCTGAACGGCACCGACGTCCCTCACCCCGTATGCCACGGCAGCTGCGCCGACCCCGACGTGATCGGTGCGCCCTTCTATGTCATGGACCGCGTCGAGGGCTGGCCCGCCGACCTGACCGATGGCAGGATCCACGACCGGCCACCCTTCGACCGGCCCCCGCACGCGCGCGAAGTGCCGTTCGCGATGGTCGACGGGCTGATCGCGCTCGCCAACGTCGACTACAGGGCCGTCGGCCTCGAGGACTTCGGCCGCCCCGACAATTTCCTCGAGCGCCAGGTCGACCGCTGGGAAGGCCAGATCAGAAGCTACAAGCAGCTTTACGATTTCGAGTGGCGCGAGCTGCCGGGCTATGCGCTCGCGCGCGACTGGCTGCGCGCGAACCGGCCCGCCGACTTCCGCCCCGGCATCATCCACGGCGACGTCGGCACCCCAAATGCGCTCTTCGCCTTCGACCCGCCGTGCCGGCTCACCGCGCTGATCGACTGGGAGCTGTCGACGATCGCCGACCCGCTGCTCGACCTCGCCTGGTTCTGCAACGGTATCCGCGACGAGCGCTTCCCCGGCCATATTCCCGAAAAATCGCTCTACAATGTCATGGACTGGCCGACCCGGCAGGAGCTGATGGCGCATTATGCCGCGGGCACCCGCCGCGACATGGCGAGCTTCGACTATTACCTCATCCTCGCGATGTTCAAGGGCGGCTGCATCCTCGAATACAAGGTCGCGCAAGCCGCCAAAGGCATTTTGAGCGCCGAGACCGGGCGCTTCTTCGACCGGCTGGTTCGCGGCAATTTCGCCGAAGCCGAAAAGCTGATCCGCCTCATCGGCTAA
- a CDS encoding acyl-CoA dehydrogenase family protein has protein sequence MIDFRIEPELQAKLDWMAKFVREQCEPMDLLFPGHGAPYDVANGESRAYMAPLQEQVKAQGLWGCHLGTELGGPGYGQLTLALMNEILGRSYWAPTVFGTAAPDTGNSEILAMFGTGEQKARYLKPLMDGTIVSCFSMTEPQAGADPKEFTCRAWREGDEWVIEGEKWFSSNARFAAFLIVMVVTNPDNAPHERMSMLIVPTDTPGVEFIRHSQTMGDSKGEDDGTHAYIRYNKVRVPLDAMLGAPGEGFKVAQARLGGGRVHHAMRTVGKCQRAIDMMLERAVSRRTQGKLLSEHQFVQGAIADSIIELEQFRLLVLKTAWIIDEVEAGRLPHGGARTHIAMCKVQMAKVYHDIVQRAIQLHGSLGMTLELPLADMWMGLPAMALADGPTEVHKVQVARAYIRNARPAPGLFPSEHIPTRLEAIRARG, from the coding sequence ATGATCGATTTCCGCATCGAACCCGAATTGCAGGCGAAGCTCGACTGGATGGCGAAATTCGTCCGCGAGCAGTGCGAACCGATGGATCTGCTCTTTCCCGGCCACGGCGCGCCCTATGACGTCGCGAACGGCGAATCGCGCGCCTATATGGCGCCGCTCCAGGAACAAGTGAAGGCGCAGGGATTATGGGGCTGCCACCTCGGCACCGAGCTCGGCGGCCCCGGCTACGGCCAGCTCACCCTCGCGCTGATGAACGAGATTTTGGGGCGCAGTTACTGGGCGCCGACGGTGTTCGGCACCGCCGCGCCCGACACCGGCAACAGCGAAATCCTCGCGATGTTCGGCACCGGTGAACAGAAGGCGCGCTACCTGAAACCGCTCATGGACGGCACCATCGTCTCCTGCTTTTCGATGACCGAGCCGCAAGCGGGCGCCGACCCCAAGGAATTCACCTGCCGCGCCTGGCGCGAGGGCGACGAATGGGTGATCGAGGGCGAAAAATGGTTCTCGTCGAACGCGCGCTTCGCGGCCTTCCTGATCGTGATGGTCGTCACCAACCCCGACAACGCCCCGCACGAGCGCATGTCGATGCTGATCGTCCCCACCGACACGCCGGGGGTCGAATTCATCCGCCATTCGCAGACGATGGGCGACAGCAAGGGCGAGGACGACGGCACCCACGCCTATATCCGCTACAACAAGGTCCGCGTGCCCTTGGACGCGATGCTCGGCGCCCCCGGCGAAGGTTTCAAGGTCGCGCAGGCGCGGCTCGGCGGCGGGCGTGTCCACCATGCGATGCGCACCGTCGGCAAATGCCAGCGCGCGATCGACATGATGCTCGAACGCGCGGTGTCGCGCCGCACGCAGGGCAAGCTGCTCAGCGAGCATCAGTTCGTGCAGGGCGCGATCGCCGATTCGATCATCGAACTCGAACAATTCCGCCTGCTCGTGCTCAAAACCGCGTGGATCATCGACGAGGTCGAGGCCGGGCGCCTGCCGCACGGCGGCGCGCGCACCCATATCGCGATGTGCAAGGTCCAGATGGCGAAGGTCTATCACGACATCGTCCAGCGCGCGATCCAGTTGCACGGCAGCCTCGGCATGACGTTGGAACTGCCACTCGCCGACATGTGGATGGGGCTGCCCGCAATGGCGCTGGCCGACGGCCCCACCGAAGTGCACAAGGTGCAGGTCGCCAGGGCGTATATCAGGAACGCTCGACCCGCGCCGGGACTCTTCCCGAGCGAACATATCCCGACCCGGCTGGAGGCGATCCGGGCGCGGGGCTGA
- a CDS encoding alpha/beta hydrolase, with translation MDTRHLVDREILPLLDLFPRVDLDAAPIADIRARAAQTYAFMPPPVIAPEERRVPSVHGGPDIAVFLYRPPAPRPGGGAILHIHGGGMVMGSATQIQAGPAALAMAAGVPVASVEYRLAPEHPFPAPQQDCHSALLWLAGQADTLGFDPARIVVAGESAGGGLAAALAIMARDLGGPAIAGQLLTYPMLDHRTGGDSCPYNNPVTGEFIWTRASNRFGWSALQGDYAADDARKGWFSPSLADDLANLPPAYIATGSLDLFFDENLDYARRLTAAGVSVELHSYAGAIHAFNALPDAAAAQRCNAGLLAAAAAMTAPPTGE, from the coding sequence ATGGACACCCGCCATCTCGTCGACCGCGAGATATTGCCGCTGCTCGACCTGTTCCCGCGCGTCGACCTCGACGCGGCGCCGATCGCCGACATCCGTGCCCGCGCGGCACAGACCTATGCCTTCATGCCGCCCCCGGTGATCGCCCCCGAGGAACGACGCGTGCCGTCGGTCCATGGCGGCCCCGACATTGCGGTCTTCCTCTATCGCCCGCCGGCGCCGCGTCCGGGCGGCGGCGCGATCCTGCACATCCACGGCGGCGGCATGGTGATGGGGTCGGCGACCCAGATCCAGGCGGGTCCCGCGGCGCTGGCGATGGCGGCGGGCGTCCCCGTCGCCTCGGTCGAATATCGTCTCGCGCCCGAGCATCCCTTTCCGGCGCCGCAGCAGGATTGCCATTCGGCACTCCTGTGGCTCGCCGGGCAAGCCGACACGCTCGGCTTCGATCCGGCGCGGATCGTCGTCGCGGGCGAAAGCGCGGGCGGCGGCCTCGCCGCGGCGCTCGCGATCATGGCGCGCGACCTCGGCGGCCCGGCGATCGCGGGGCAATTGCTCACCTATCCGATGCTCGACCATCGCACCGGCGGCGACAGCTGCCCCTACAACAATCCCGTCACCGGCGAGTTCATCTGGACGCGCGCAAGCAACCGCTTCGGCTGGAGCGCGCTGCAGGGCGATTACGCCGCCGACGATGCCCGCAAGGGCTGGTTCTCACCCAGCCTCGCCGACGACCTTGCGAACCTGCCCCCCGCCTATATCGCGACGGGGAGCCTCGACCTCTTTTTCGACGAGAATCTCGACTATGCGCGGCGCCTGACCGCGGCGGGCGTGTCCGTTGAACTCCACAGCTACGCCGGCGCGATCCACGCCTTCAACGCGCTGCCCGACGCCGCGGCGGCCCAGCGCTGCAACGCCGGGCTGCTCGCCGCCGCCGCGGCAATGACCGCCCCCCCGACAGGAGAATGA
- a CDS encoding SDR family NAD(P)-dependent oxidoreductase yields the protein MIPDPLFDFTGKVALVTGGSRGLGYRMVKALAERGADVIVASRKLENCESVADECRALGRKAMAYGVHCGRWDEIDGLVEAVYAEFGRIDILINNAGMSPACPSHEMPENLFDSVLNLNFKGPFRLASQVAHRMSEAGGGCIINISSTGALMPLPMVVPYGSAKAALNAMSVSLSREYAPKVRVNTISPGPFLTDIAEAWDPKKRESQPVALGRPGRPEEIVTAALMLASPASSYTTGALVRVDGGQQ from the coding sequence ATGATTCCCGATCCGCTTTTCGATTTCACCGGCAAGGTCGCGCTCGTCACCGGCGGCTCGCGCGGGCTCGGTTACCGCATGGTCAAGGCGCTTGCCGAACGCGGCGCCGACGTGATCGTCGCGAGCCGCAAGCTCGAAAATTGCGAGAGCGTCGCCGACGAATGCCGCGCGCTCGGTCGCAAGGCGATGGCTTACGGCGTGCATTGCGGCCGCTGGGACGAGATCGACGGGCTGGTCGAGGCCGTCTATGCCGAGTTCGGCCGTATCGACATATTGATCAACAATGCCGGCATGTCGCCCGCCTGCCCCAGCCATGAAATGCCCGAAAACCTGTTCGATTCGGTGCTCAACCTCAATTTCAAGGGCCCGTTCCGGCTCGCCAGCCAGGTCGCGCACCGGATGAGCGAGGCCGGCGGCGGCTGCATCATCAACATCAGCTCGACCGGCGCGCTGATGCCGCTGCCGATGGTCGTCCCCTATGGCTCGGCAAAAGCGGCGCTCAACGCGATGAGCGTGTCGCTGAGCCGCGAATATGCGCCGAAGGTGCGCGTCAACACGATCAGCCCCGGCCCCTTCCTGACCGACATCGCCGAGGCATGGGACCCGAAGAAGCGCGAGAGCCAGCCGGTGGCGCTGGGGCGCCCCGGACGGCCCGAGGAGATCGTCACCGCCGCCCTGATGCTCGCCAGCCCGGCATCATCCTACACCACCGGCGCGCTGGTGCGCGTCGACGGCGGGCAGCAATGA
- a CDS encoding nitronate monooxygenase family protein, with the protein MAFKTRITEMLGIEHPIVQGGMQAVGTAEMASAVSNAGGLGIITALTQPTPQALRDEIEKCRSMTDKPFGVNLTVFPTINAPDYNAYADAVVESGVKIMETAGTPAVREIWARVKPHGVTILHKCTAVRHALSAEKAGCDIISIDGFECAGHPGEDDIPGLILIPAAADKVKIPMLASGGFGDGRGLVAALSLGAEGINMGTRFCATKEAPVHDNVKQAYVDNDERGSFLIFRNFKNTARVGKSPVSEEVVRRLAQPDAKFGDVQELVAGTAGRELLATGDLSKGVFWAGMVQGLIHDIPTCQELIDRIISEAEAIIDQRLAGFRR; encoded by the coding sequence ATGGCTTTCAAGACGCGGATCACCGAAATGCTGGGGATCGAACATCCGATCGTGCAGGGCGGCATGCAGGCCGTCGGCACCGCCGAGATGGCGAGCGCGGTGTCGAACGCCGGCGGCCTTGGCATCATCACCGCGCTGACCCAGCCGACGCCGCAGGCGCTGCGCGACGAGATCGAGAAGTGCCGGTCGATGACCGACAAGCCCTTCGGCGTCAACCTGACCGTCTTTCCGACGATCAACGCGCCCGACTACAACGCCTATGCCGATGCCGTCGTCGAGAGCGGGGTCAAGATCATGGAAACCGCGGGCACCCCGGCGGTGCGCGAGATCTGGGCGCGGGTGAAGCCGCACGGCGTCACTATCCTGCACAAATGCACCGCGGTGCGCCACGCGCTGTCGGCCGAAAAAGCCGGCTGCGACATCATCTCGATCGACGGCTTCGAATGCGCGGGGCACCCGGGCGAAGACGACATCCCGGGGCTGATCCTGATCCCTGCCGCCGCCGACAAGGTCAAGATTCCGATGCTGGCGAGCGGCGGTTTTGGCGACGGCCGCGGGCTGGTCGCGGCCTTGAGCCTTGGCGCCGAGGGGATCAACATGGGCACGCGTTTCTGCGCGACGAAGGAAGCGCCCGTGCACGACAATGTGAAGCAGGCCTATGTCGACAATGACGAGCGCGGAAGCTTCCTGATCTTCCGCAATTTCAAGAACACCGCGCGCGTCGGCAAGAGCCCGGTCAGCGAGGAGGTCGTCCGCCGCCTTGCGCAGCCCGACGCCAAGTTCGGCGATGTGCAGGAACTGGTGGCGGGCACCGCGGGGCGTGAGCTGCTCGCTACCGGCGATCTTTCGAAGGGCGTTTTCTGGGCCGGGATGGTGCAGGGGCTGATCCACGATATTCCGACCTGTCAGGAACTGATCGACCGGATCATCTCGGAGGCCGAGGCGATCATCGATCAAAGGCTGGCCGGGTTCCGGCGATAA
- a CDS encoding NADPH:quinone oxidoreductase family protein has translation MTAPLPRAVRADELGPPENYTLVDHDPGPPSPTQVRISIRAAGISFVDVLTAGGGYQVKPPVPFIPGSECAGVVEAIGAEVSGFAVGDRVVASGWGGMFADAANLPARVVRRMPDALSFAEAAVFPVSYATAWHALVDRGGLKAGETLLVLGAGGATGYAAVQIGQYLGARVIGSASDAAKRDLAIAGGADAVVDARSSDWREAVKAANDGKGVDVVFDPVGGDATDPAFRSLAWNGRHLVIGFPAGIAALKTNLPLLKGASLIGVDIRQFGIFEPERSDANRDTIFALADEGKLRPAIARTYPLDQFRAAMTDAAAGKSAGRVVLVTGQ, from the coding sequence ATGACTGCTCCCCTGCCCCGCGCCGTGCGTGCCGACGAACTCGGCCCGCCCGAAAACTACACGCTCGTCGATCATGATCCGGGTCCGCCCTCCCCCACTCAAGTAAGGATTTCTATCAGGGCGGCGGGGATCAGCTTCGTCGACGTGCTCACTGCGGGGGGCGGCTATCAGGTCAAACCGCCCGTCCCCTTCATTCCCGGTAGCGAATGCGCGGGGGTCGTCGAGGCCATCGGCGCCGAGGTGTCGGGGTTTGCGGTGGGCGACCGGGTGGTCGCAAGCGGCTGGGGCGGCATGTTCGCCGACGCCGCGAACCTGCCCGCGCGCGTCGTACGCCGGATGCCCGACGCCCTGTCCTTTGCCGAGGCCGCGGTGTTCCCGGTGAGCTACGCGACCGCCTGGCATGCGCTGGTCGATCGCGGCGGGCTCAAGGCGGGCGAGACCCTGCTCGTGCTCGGCGCGGGCGGCGCCACCGGCTATGCCGCGGTGCAGATCGGCCAATATCTCGGCGCGCGGGTGATCGGATCGGCGTCCGATGCGGCCAAGCGCGACCTCGCGATCGCGGGCGGTGCCGATGCGGTGGTCGACGCGCGCAGCAGCGACTGGCGCGAGGCCGTGAAGGCCGCGAACGACGGCAAGGGGGTCGATGTCGTCTTTGACCCCGTCGGCGGCGACGCGACCGACCCCGCCTTTCGCTCGCTGGCCTGGAACGGGCGGCATCTGGTGATCGGCTTCCCGGCGGGCATCGCGGCGCTCAAGACCAATTTGCCGCTGCTCAAGGGGGCAAGCCTGATCGGGGTCGACATCCGCCAGTTCGGCATCTTCGAACCCGAAAGGAGCGATGCGAACCGCGACACGATCTTCGCACTGGCAGACGAAGGAAAGCTGCGCCCGGCGATCGCACGGACCTATCCGCTCGACCAGTTCCGCGCGGCGATGACCGATGCGGCGGCGGGCAAGAGCGCGGGGCGCGTCGTGCTGGTGACGGGTCAATAG
- a CDS encoding nitronate monooxygenase: MSFASSVPLATACCRAGVVGGWQGGTITPFEQFEDYLKALADAGGAPPIVNMPARWGSDPAGADRLDLLERYRVPLVLSSLGDPSALVERVHGWGGRVVHDVTTMKHAEKAIAAGADGLMLTCAGAGGHTGFLTPMAFVPAVRRMFDGLLIVAGGIADAHGIAAALALGGDIACMGTRFIATPESGVVAGHRDMIPAVGADDIVASAAMNGVPAHWMRQSIEAVGLDAKALPTVRSPMPEGVKPWRDIWSAGQSVGLIDAVEPVAALVARLKGEFEALPVGPDWRRRLADVTADWG; the protein is encoded by the coding sequence ATGAGCTTTGCTTCGTCGGTGCCGCTCGCCACCGCCTGTTGCCGCGCGGGCGTCGTCGGCGGCTGGCAGGGCGGCACCATCACGCCGTTCGAACAATTCGAGGATTATCTGAAGGCGCTTGCCGACGCGGGCGGCGCGCCGCCGATCGTCAACATGCCCGCGCGCTGGGGCAGCGATCCCGCGGGCGCCGACCGGCTCGACCTGCTGGAGCGCTATCGCGTCCCGCTCGTCCTCTCGAGCCTCGGCGACCCGTCGGCGCTCGTCGAGCGGGTGCATGGCTGGGGCGGGCGGGTCGTCCACGACGTCACCACGATGAAGCATGCCGAAAAGGCGATCGCGGCGGGCGCCGACGGGTTGATGCTGACCTGCGCCGGGGCCGGCGGGCATACGGGTTTCCTGACCCCGATGGCGTTCGTACCGGCGGTGCGGCGGATGTTCGACGGCTTGCTGATCGTCGCGGGCGGCATCGCCGACGCGCACGGAATCGCCGCAGCGCTGGCGCTCGGTGGCGACATTGCGTGCATGGGGACGCGCTTTATCGCGACCCCCGAAAGCGGGGTGGTCGCGGGACATCGCGACATGATCCCCGCGGTCGGCGCCGACGACATCGTCGCTTCGGCGGCGATGAACGGCGTGCCCGCGCACTGGATGCGGCAATCGATTGAGGCGGTCGGGCTCGATGCGAAAGCGCTGCCCACTGTCCGCTCGCCGATGCCCGAGGGCGTGAAACCGTGGCGCGATATCTGGAGCGCGGGGCAGAGCGTCGGGCTGATCGACGCGGTCGAGCCGGTTGCGGCGTTGGTCGCGCGGTTGAAGGGTGAGTTCGAGGCGCTGCCGGTGGGACCGGACTGGCGCAGGCGGTTGGCGGACGTGACGGCGGATTGGGGGTGA
- a CDS encoding wax ester/triacylglycerol synthase domain-containing protein — protein sequence MSDAADPLQLAPGVRRLRPDDHFMILSETDASPMHVGALILLDVPPAEQEGFAAAIRRQFAERLPATPLLARLHEAPDGFDSDVWADLATCNLDALVAVQPHPGAWSEAELYEAVAMLNMRRLDLEGPPFAAHVFERLADGGSALYLKMHHSVADGIGFQTVLGLLSDAAPPVPPRSADAVLPDAGTWRVLAQTHYADQAELRAAQSERRKAALAELEGHKGERASTPQLRMSGPTSARRRYATISVPLARVKAAGQALGATVNDIFLTLASGAIRAFLIEAGDLPDTPVVINSARSYRRPEHGDFGNRIVALHPHLATHLADPVARLRAIQASMAAEMRRTPHDEALLDAADKPFGAKDRRAAFAERMAGGRRLLPGNLTLSNVPGPAAARSYAGFRQRHNYPVPIIGSGRFLNITSRRSGDNLDMGVIADAEKIADAGRIAALFAAALDELEGL from the coding sequence GTGAGCGACGCCGCCGACCCGCTGCAGCTCGCCCCCGGCGTGCGCCGGCTGCGCCCCGACGATCATTTCATGATCCTGTCGGAAACCGATGCGTCGCCGATGCATGTCGGCGCGCTGATCCTGCTCGACGTGCCCCCCGCGGAGCAGGAGGGGTTTGCCGCCGCGATCCGCCGCCAGTTCGCCGAGCGGCTGCCCGCGACGCCGCTGCTCGCGCGGCTTCACGAAGCCCCCGACGGGTTCGATTCGGACGTCTGGGCCGATCTGGCGACGTGCAATCTCGATGCGCTCGTCGCGGTCCAGCCGCATCCAGGGGCGTGGAGCGAGGCCGAACTGTACGAGGCGGTCGCGATGCTCAACATGCGGCGGCTCGACCTCGAAGGGCCGCCCTTTGCGGCGCATGTCTTCGAACGGCTCGCGGACGGCGGCAGCGCGCTCTACCTCAAGATGCATCACAGCGTCGCCGACGGCATCGGCTTTCAGACGGTGCTCGGGCTGCTCAGCGATGCCGCCCCGCCGGTGCCGCCGCGCAGCGCCGATGCGGTGCTGCCCGACGCGGGCACCTGGCGCGTGCTGGCGCAGACGCACTACGCCGACCAAGCCGAATTGCGCGCCGCCCAGTCGGAGCGGCGCAAGGCGGCGCTCGCCGAACTCGAGGGGCACAAGGGCGAACGCGCGTCGACGCCGCAGCTCAGGATGTCGGGACCGACCTCGGCGCGCCGCCGCTATGCGACGATCAGCGTGCCGCTCGCGCGGGTCAAGGCGGCCGGGCAGGCGCTGGGCGCGACGGTCAACGACATCTTCCTGACGCTCGCGAGCGGAGCGATCCGCGCCTTTCTGATCGAGGCCGGCGACCTTCCCGACACCCCGGTGGTGATCAATTCGGCGCGCTCCTATCGCCGCCCCGAGCATGGCGATTTCGGCAACCGCATCGTCGCGCTGCACCCGCATCTCGCGACGCATCTCGCCGATCCGGTCGCGCGGCTGCGCGCGATCCAGGCCTCGATGGCGGCCGAGATGCGGCGGACACCGCACGACGAGGCGCTGCTCGACGCCGCCGACAAGCCCTTTGGCGCCAAGGACCGCCGCGCCGCCTTTGCCGAGCGGATGGCGGGCGGCAGGAGGCTATTGCCGGGCAATCTGACATTGTCGAACGTGCCGGGGCCGGCCGCGGCGCGCAGCTATGCGGGCTTTCGCCAGCGCCACAACTATCCGGTGCCGATCATCGGATCGGGCCGTTTTCTCAACATTACCTCGCGGCGCAGCGGCGACAATCTCGACATGGGCGTGATCGCCGATGCCGAAAAGATCGCCGACGCGGGGCGCATCGCGGCGCTGTTCGCCGCCGCACTCGACGAACTGGAGGGGCTTTAG